In Rhodococcus pseudokoreensis, the DNA window TCGGCGAGCCCGGCAACCTGAAACTCGCCGCACTGTGCATCTCGGAACCCGAGGGCGGCAGCGACGTCCGCAATCTGCGGACTACCGCGACGCGCGACGGCGACGACTGGGTGATCGAGGGTCACAAGATGTGGATCGGCAACGGCGGTATCGCGAACGTGCACGTCGTGAACGCCACCGTCGACCCGGAGCTGGGGCACCGCGGGCAGGCGCTCTTCGTGGTGCCCGGCGGAAGCCCGGGAATCGAACTCGTCCGCAAGCTCGACAAGCTGGGCTGCCGTGCGTCGCACACGGCGGAGCTGAAGTTCCATCAAGTGCGGGTGCCCGCCGACCACCTGCTCGGCGGCGACGACAAACTGCAGCACCGCATGCGGAAGGCCCGTGAGGTGCAGGAGGAGGTGGCGACCGGCGCGCCGCGGCGGAAATCGGCCACCCTCGGCACGTTCGAGCAGACCCGCCCGATGGTCGCGGCCCAGGCGCTGGGCATCGCCCGCGCCGCGCTCGAGTACGCCACCGAATACGCGAACCGCCGGGAGGCATTCGGCGGTCCGATCATCGACAACCAGGGCATCGCCTTCCCGCTGGCCGACCTCGCGACCCAGATCGACGCCGCACGACTGTTGACCTGGCGGGCATCGTGGATGGCGGCGACGGGGGTGGAGTTCCGCCACGGCGAGGGCTCGATGGCGAAGCTCGCGGCGTCGGAGGTCGCGGTGAAGACCACCGAGCGTGCACTGCAGACGATGGGCGGGTGGGGCTACATCAGCGACCATCCCGTCGAGAAGTGGTACCGGGACGCCAAGCTGTACACCATCTTCGAGGGCACGAGCGAAATTCAGCGGATGGTGATCGGGCGCGCACTCGGCGCCGCGGACGGCGCCCCGCCGCTGCACTTCGATCAGCCGACCGAGGGATCCGCGTTCAACCGCCGGTTCGGCCGGGGCACGTCGGTGCGCACGAAGGCCGGCGAGTTCGCGATGTCGATGAAGGACCGGATGCCCGAGTCCGCGCAGCGCCTGGCGATGAAGATCCTCGCCCCACCGAAGAAGTGAGCGGGCGCGGGATCAGGTCCAGAGGGCGGCAACCAGCACGGTGACGATGCCGAGCCCGCCGACCACGTGGACGAGGTTCGGTCGCTCCTGCCCTCGCTTCTGCGTGCCCCGGACGATCTCCGCGAGTGCGACAATGACCAGCGAGAGCAGAAGCTTCACGCCGATCTTGACGTGGTTGTAGTCCTTGTCCAGTGCGGCCTCCCCCAGCCCGACGAGGATCAGTCCCGTCACGAACTGGAGTCGCGCGCCCCACACGATCACCTCGGAGATCCGCGGCGCCGCGAGCACCGCGAAATAGCCGCCGACGAGGGCGGCCATGCCGAGCAAGTGGCAGACGAAGACGAGGTTGTAGACGACGGTCATCTCCGCAGCCTAGCGACCTGCCCGGTCAGCCCGAGACGATTCCGGCCTCGATCGCCGCCTCCCGGTACGACGCGGCGAGGGTGGCGACGGTTTCGTGGGCGTTGAGACCGCTGGGATTGGGCACCAGCCACAACTCCGCGCCCTCGAGGGTGCGCGGCTGTTTGCCCTTCTTCGCTGCACGCTCCCCGAATGCCGTGCGGTAAGCGGTGATTCCGGCGACAGCGACCACCCGGGGAGCGGTGTCGCGGACGATGACGCGCAGGCGCTCGGCGCCGACGGCCAGTTCCTCACCGGTCAGTTCGTCGGCCTTGGCCGTGGCACGCGAGGCCAGGTTGGTGATGCCGACGCCCCGCTCGATCAGGTGATCGCGATCCGCGTCCGACATACCTGCCGTCGGGTCGATGGGTCGCTCGATGATGCCGGCGCCCAGCAGAGCCGGATAGAAGCGGTTGCCCGGACGTGCGAAATGCGCCCCGGTCGCGGCCGTCCACAGTCCCGGGTTGATGCCGACGAACAGCAGGCGGCAGTCCGGTCCGATGAGGTCCGGAACCTCGGCGTCCCGGAACGACTCCAACTCCGCGCGCGTGAAGCTCACAGCCGGCCCGCCGCCGTCAGCCCGGCGACGGTGTCGGCGAGGGTCTCCGCCGAGTCGCGGTACTTCACCCCGAGTTCGGTTTCGCTCGGCCGGTCGTCCGTGTCCGGCATCCGCGTGTAGTACTCCATCGCGGCCTCCGAGATCGGGGTGTCGAAGGGGACGAACCGGCCGATCGCGTCCACCAGCCTGCCCACCAGCCGCAGCGCGGAGTCCGGCACCGGATACACGCCCATCCGTCTGCCGGTGATCGTGGCCAGCATGTCCGCGATCCCGGCGATCGGGATCCGGGGACCTCCGAGCATGAACCGGCGGGAGCCGCGCCCCGACTGGAGGAGGGCGGCGTGCGCCGTGGCCACCTCACGCACGTCGACCATCGTCCATGCCGCGCCCCGCCCGGGCAGACCGCGCAGGTGGACGGCGGCCTCGACTGCCTGGGCGGCCTCTCCGAACTGGTTCCCGGCGGGCGGGCCGACGATCATGCCCGGGTAGGTGATCGCGATGGGTGCGCCGTCGGCCTGCAGGTCGCGCGCATACAGCTCCACGCGTGCCTTGCTGCGGCCGTAGGCGTCGGGAGGCCCGCACACCGGGAGGTCGGGGGTGAGCAGACTTGCCCCCGGCTGGAACAGGGCGGCGATGCTCGAGACGTAGACGATCG includes these proteins:
- a CDS encoding mismatch-specific DNA-glycosylase, encoding MSFTRAELESFRDAEVPDLIGPDCRLLFVGINPGLWTAATGAHFARPGNRFYPALLGAGIIERPIDPTAGMSDADRDHLIERGVGITNLASRATAKADELTGEELAVGAERLRVIVRDTAPRVVAVAGITAYRTAFGERAAKKGKQPRTLEGAELWLVPNPSGLNAHETVATLAASYREAAIEAGIVSG
- a CDS encoding acyl-CoA dehydrogenase family protein; this encodes MTFSLALTPAQKDLVERTHAFAENVIRPVAAEHDRAQEFPWDVLEKAAEEGFYSPLFYRDLIGDPTGLSLPLFMEELFWGCAGIGLAVVMPALALSSIGQAATPEQMLRWAPECFGEPGNLKLAALCISEPEGGSDVRNLRTTATRDGDDWVIEGHKMWIGNGGIANVHVVNATVDPELGHRGQALFVVPGGSPGIELVRKLDKLGCRASHTAELKFHQVRVPADHLLGGDDKLQHRMRKAREVQEEVATGAPRRKSATLGTFEQTRPMVAAQALGIARAALEYATEYANRREAFGGPIIDNQGIAFPLADLATQIDAARLLTWRASWMAATGVEFRHGEGSMAKLAASEVAVKTTERALQTMGGWGYISDHPVEKWYRDAKLYTIFEGTSEIQRMVIGRALGAADGAPPLHFDQPTEGSAFNRRFGRGTSVRTKAGEFAMSMKDRMPESAQRLAMKILAPPKK
- a CDS encoding NAD-dependent epimerase/dehydratase family protein, with protein sequence MLVLVTGGTGFVGAWSAKAAVDAGHRVRFLVRDPARLVTSAAALGLDTSDHVVGDITDAASVRRALDGCDAVMHAAAVVAVDPRRAEEMLATNLAGAQNVLGTAVELGLDPIVYVSSIAALFQPGASLLTPDLPVCGPPDAYGRSKARVELYARDLQADGAPIAITYPGMIVGPPAGNQFGEAAQAVEAAVHLRGLPGRGAAWTMVDVREVATAHAALLQSGRGSRRFMLGGPRIPIAGIADMLATITGRRMGVYPVPDSALRLVGRLVDAIGRFVPFDTPISEAAMEYYTRMPDTDDRPSETELGVKYRDSAETLADTVAGLTAAGRL